One stretch of Rathayibacter festucae DSM 15932 DNA includes these proteins:
- a CDS encoding HAD family hydrolase: protein MTASPTRPDASALGRAKALLFDLDGVLTPTADVHMRAWARLFTPYLESRGIAEGYTDADYFRYIDGRPRYDGVRALLASRGITLPEGSPSDDPALETVCGLGNRKNDAFNQTLAENGVAPYPGSLALVDAAIAAGVEVAVVTSSRNGVPVLEAAGIRDRFEVVVDGLLAARDSIAGKPAPDTYLHAAQLLGLTAAECVVVEDAHSGVAAGRAGAFGLVVGVDRGVGRDTLLEHGADIVVDDLAELLPFLPSAPAPEDAA from the coding sequence GTGACTGCTTCACCGACGCGCCCCGACGCCTCCGCCCTCGGCCGGGCGAAGGCGCTGCTCTTCGACCTCGACGGGGTGCTCACCCCCACCGCCGACGTGCACATGCGGGCCTGGGCCCGCCTCTTCACGCCGTACCTCGAGTCGCGCGGCATCGCCGAGGGCTACACCGACGCCGACTACTTCCGGTACATCGACGGCCGCCCCCGCTACGACGGCGTCCGCGCGCTGCTCGCCTCGCGCGGCATCACCCTCCCCGAGGGCTCGCCGAGCGACGACCCCGCCCTCGAGACCGTCTGCGGGCTCGGCAACCGGAAGAACGACGCCTTCAACCAGACCCTCGCCGAGAACGGCGTCGCCCCGTACCCGGGCTCGCTCGCCCTGGTCGACGCCGCGATCGCCGCGGGCGTCGAGGTGGCCGTCGTCACCTCCTCCCGCAACGGCGTGCCGGTGCTCGAGGCCGCGGGGATCCGCGACCGCTTCGAGGTCGTCGTCGACGGGCTGCTCGCCGCCCGCGACTCGATCGCCGGCAAGCCCGCGCCGGACACCTATCTGCACGCCGCGCAGCTGCTCGGGCTGACCGCGGCCGAGTGCGTGGTCGTCGAGGACGCCCACTCCGGAGTCGCCGCCGGCCGCGCGGGCGCCTTCGGCCTCGTCGTCGGCGTCGACCGCGGCGTCGGCCGCGACACCCTCCTCGAGCACGGCGCCGACATCGTCGTCGACGACCTGGCCGAGCTGCTCCCCTTCCTCCCCTCCGCCCCCGCCCCCGAGGACGCCGCATGA
- a CDS encoding ABC transporter ATP-binding protein, translating to MTAEHTLTVDALTLGYGDRTVVEGLDLVIPPGRITAIVGANACGKSTLLRSMSRLLAPRAGTVLLDGKAVHRTPAKQLARTLGLLPQSPIAPEGITVADLVGRGRHPHQGILSRWNAHDDEAVATALDATDTAALADRAVDELSGGQRQRVWIAMALAQETDLLLLDEPTTFLDVSHQVEVLDLLVDLNRNRGTTVVMVLHDLNLAARYADHLVALAGGTVHAAGTPAEVLTEDTVRAVFGLDSRIIADPTSGTPLMLPLGRHRLTAGPDEADLQPLG from the coding sequence GTGACCGCCGAGCACACCCTCACCGTCGACGCGCTCACCCTGGGCTACGGCGACCGCACCGTCGTCGAGGGACTCGACCTCGTCATCCCGCCCGGCCGGATCACCGCCATCGTCGGCGCGAACGCCTGCGGGAAGTCGACCCTCCTGCGCTCGATGTCGCGGCTGCTGGCGCCGCGCGCCGGCACCGTGCTGCTCGACGGCAAGGCCGTGCACAGGACGCCGGCGAAGCAGCTCGCCCGCACGCTGGGCCTGCTGCCGCAGTCGCCGATCGCTCCGGAGGGGATCACCGTCGCCGATCTCGTCGGCCGCGGCCGCCATCCGCACCAGGGGATCCTCAGCCGCTGGAACGCGCACGACGACGAGGCCGTCGCGACCGCGCTCGACGCGACCGACACCGCCGCCCTCGCCGACCGCGCCGTCGACGAGCTCAGCGGCGGCCAGCGCCAGCGCGTCTGGATCGCGATGGCCCTGGCCCAGGAGACCGACCTGCTGCTGCTGGACGAGCCGACCACCTTCCTCGACGTCAGCCACCAGGTCGAGGTGCTCGACCTGCTCGTCGATCTCAACCGGAACCGCGGCACGACCGTCGTGATGGTGCTGCACGACCTCAACCTCGCGGCCCGCTACGCCGACCACCTCGTCGCCCTGGCCGGCGGCACCGTGCACGCCGCCGGCACTCCCGCCGAGGTCCTGACCGAGGACACCGTCCGCGCCGTCTTCGGCCTCGACAGCCGGATCATCGCCGACCCCACCTCCGGCACCCCGCTGATGCTCCCCCTCGGCCGCCACCGCCTGACCGCCGGCCCGGACGAGGCCGACCTGCAGCCCCTCGGCTGA
- a CDS encoding FecCD family ABC transporter permease — translation MTAVQSRPAARSAAPSATALAVAASRRRRGARRRTVVAVLVALLVVVFAVSLIVGQTIYSPAEVVRVILGEQVPGASFTVGRLRLPRAILGVLVGLCFGLGGVAFQTMLRNPLASPDIIGISAGASAAAAFAIVTLSLGATQVSVLAIAAGLLVALVVYALSYRSGVAGTRLILIGIGVAAMLDSVTAYVLSRAAAFDFQEASRWLTGSLNGARWAEVVPVLIAVVVLTPVLLARSRDLSGTQLGDDTASALGIRVNRTRLVVIVAAVGLIAFATAAAGPIAFVAFLSGPIAARLVGPGRSLLIPSALVGALLVLVADFVGQYALGLRYPVGVVTGVLGAPYLIYLIVRSNRSGGSL, via the coding sequence GTGACCGCCGTGCAGTCCCGGCCCGCGGCCCGTTCCGCCGCGCCCTCGGCCACGGCTCTCGCCGTCGCGGCGAGCCGCCGACGCCGCGGAGCCCGCCGCCGCACCGTGGTCGCCGTGCTCGTCGCGCTGCTCGTCGTCGTCTTCGCCGTCTCCCTGATCGTCGGGCAGACGATCTACTCGCCGGCCGAGGTCGTCCGGGTGATCCTCGGCGAGCAGGTCCCCGGCGCCTCCTTCACGGTCGGGCGCCTGCGCCTGCCGCGCGCGATCCTCGGCGTGCTCGTCGGCCTCTGCTTCGGCCTCGGCGGCGTCGCCTTCCAGACCATGCTGCGCAATCCGCTGGCCAGCCCCGACATCATCGGCATCAGCGCCGGAGCGAGCGCCGCCGCGGCCTTCGCCATCGTCACGCTCTCGCTCGGAGCGACGCAGGTCTCGGTCCTCGCCATCGCGGCCGGCCTCCTGGTCGCGCTCGTCGTCTACGCCCTCTCCTACCGCAGCGGAGTGGCGGGCACCCGGCTGATCCTGATCGGGATCGGCGTCGCCGCGATGCTCGACAGCGTCACCGCCTACGTGCTCTCCCGCGCCGCCGCCTTCGACTTCCAGGAGGCCAGCCGCTGGCTGACCGGCAGCCTCAACGGCGCGCGCTGGGCCGAGGTCGTGCCGGTGCTGATCGCCGTGGTCGTCCTGACCCCGGTGCTGCTCGCCCGCTCGCGCGACCTCTCCGGCACGCAGCTCGGCGACGACACCGCCTCCGCGCTCGGCATCCGGGTGAACCGCACCCGTCTCGTCGTGATCGTCGCCGCCGTCGGCCTGATCGCCTTCGCGACCGCCGCGGCCGGCCCGATCGCGTTCGTCGCCTTCCTCTCCGGCCCGATCGCCGCCCGGCTGGTCGGCCCCGGTCGCTCGCTGCTGATCCCGTCGGCGCTGGTCGGCGCGCTGCTCGTGCTCGTCGCCGACTTCGTCGGGCAGTACGCGCTGGGCCTGCGCTACCCGGTCGGCGTCGTCACCGGCGTGCTCGGCGCGCCGTACCTGATCTACCTCATCGTCCGCAGCAACCGATCGGGAGGGTCCCTGTGA
- a CDS encoding FecCD family ABC transporter permease, whose translation MSSDRVTLTAPPVSGAAAVRRPRRLRALWLLVSLLVLAGVAVVSVMIGSRDVAWSDVVAAFGGSTDGFGQAAVAKRLPRTVLAAIAGAALGVAGVLMQGVTRNPLADPGILGVNTGASLAVVTGIVFFGLSTATGFIWVAIGGAAVAAVFVYIVGSLGRGGATPLKLALAGAATSAALVSVISAIVLPRADLSGGIRSWQIGGVGGGTFASIGQVLPFLAVGLALCVLSAKSLNTLALGDELAAGLGERVALARGAAALGAVVLCGATTAVTGPIGFVGLVVPHACRLIVGVDHRWLLPFSAVAGAVLLIGADVVGRIVARPSEIDVGIITALIGAPVFIAIVRRQKVREL comes from the coding sequence GTGAGCTCCGACCGCGTGACCCTCACCGCACCTCCCGTCTCGGGTGCCGCCGCCGTGCGGCGCCCGAGACGTCTGCGCGCCCTCTGGCTGCTCGTCTCGCTTCTGGTGCTGGCCGGCGTCGCGGTGGTCTCGGTGATGATCGGCTCGCGCGACGTGGCCTGGAGCGACGTGGTCGCCGCGTTCGGCGGCTCCACCGACGGCTTCGGGCAGGCCGCGGTCGCCAAGCGCCTCCCGCGCACCGTCCTCGCCGCGATCGCCGGCGCCGCGCTCGGGGTCGCCGGCGTGCTGATGCAGGGCGTCACCCGCAATCCGCTCGCCGACCCCGGGATCCTCGGCGTCAACACCGGCGCCTCGCTCGCGGTCGTCACCGGCATCGTCTTCTTCGGCCTGTCCACCGCGACCGGCTTCATCTGGGTCGCGATCGGCGGCGCGGCCGTCGCCGCCGTCTTCGTCTACATCGTCGGCTCGCTCGGCCGCGGGGGAGCGACGCCGCTCAAGCTCGCGCTCGCCGGCGCCGCCACCTCCGCCGCGCTCGTCTCCGTGATCAGCGCCATCGTCCTGCCGCGTGCCGACCTCTCGGGCGGTATCCGCTCCTGGCAGATCGGCGGGGTCGGCGGCGGCACCTTCGCGAGTATCGGGCAGGTCCTGCCCTTCCTCGCCGTCGGGCTCGCGCTCTGCGTGCTCTCGGCGAAGAGCCTCAACACCCTGGCCCTCGGCGACGAGCTGGCGGCCGGCCTCGGCGAGCGCGTGGCGCTGGCCCGCGGCGCGGCGGCCCTCGGCGCCGTCGTCCTCTGCGGAGCGACCACCGCGGTCACCGGGCCGATCGGCTTCGTCGGGCTGGTCGTCCCGCACGCCTGCCGGCTGATCGTCGGCGTCGACCACCGCTGGCTGCTCCCCTTCTCCGCGGTCGCCGGCGCGGTCCTGCTGATCGGCGCGGACGTCGTCGGCCGGATCGTCGCGCGCCCGAGCGAGATCGACGTCGGCATCATCACCGCGCTGATCGGCGCCCCCGTCTTCATCGCGATCGTTCGCCGGCAGAAGGTGCGCGAGCTGTGA
- a CDS encoding iron-siderophore ABC transporter substrate-binding protein, producing MPRATKSLALVATALLTVGLAGCSSAAAGSDTADSDFTPITIEHALGTTTIESQPERVATVNWANHEVPLALGVVPVGMAAANFGDDDGDGLLPWVSEKLEELGGETPVLFDETDGIDFEAVADTQPDVILAAYSGLTQEDYDTLTEIAPVVAYPETAWGTSWRDTITFNSEAMGMADEGAVLIGELETEIEEKVAAHPQLAGASAMFLTHVDPTDLSQVSFYTTHDTRPAFFEDLGLTTPESIATASATTDAFSLTQSAEQADAFNDVDVIVTYGDDELVNTLKADPLLSQIPAVQNDAIVRLPSTPLGTAANPTPLSISYVLDDYLAMLAEAADKAA from the coding sequence ATGCCCCGCGCCACCAAGTCGCTCGCGCTCGTCGCGACCGCCCTGCTCACCGTCGGCCTCGCCGGCTGCTCGTCCGCCGCGGCCGGCTCCGACACCGCCGACAGCGACTTCACCCCGATCACCATCGAGCACGCGCTCGGCACCACGACCATCGAGTCGCAGCCGGAGCGCGTCGCGACCGTCAACTGGGCCAACCACGAGGTCCCGCTCGCGCTCGGCGTGGTCCCGGTCGGCATGGCCGCCGCAAACTTCGGCGACGACGACGGCGACGGACTGCTCCCCTGGGTGTCCGAGAAGCTCGAGGAGCTCGGCGGCGAGACCCCCGTCCTCTTCGACGAGACCGACGGCATCGACTTCGAGGCCGTGGCCGACACCCAGCCCGACGTGATCCTCGCCGCCTACTCCGGCCTCACGCAGGAGGACTACGACACGCTGACCGAGATCGCGCCCGTCGTCGCCTACCCCGAGACCGCCTGGGGCACCTCCTGGCGCGACACCATCACCTTCAACAGCGAGGCGATGGGCATGGCCGACGAGGGCGCCGTGCTCATCGGCGAGCTCGAGACCGAGATCGAGGAGAAGGTCGCCGCGCACCCGCAGCTCGCCGGCGCCTCGGCGATGTTCCTCACCCACGTCGACCCGACCGATCTCAGCCAGGTCAGCTTCTACACGACCCACGACACCCGCCCGGCCTTCTTCGAGGACCTCGGCCTGACCACGCCGGAGAGCATCGCGACCGCCTCGGCCACCACCGACGCGTTCTCGCTCACCCAGAGCGCCGAGCAGGCCGACGCGTTCAACGACGTCGACGTCATCGTGACCTACGGCGACGACGAGCTCGTCAACACCCTCAAGGCCGACCCGCTGCTCTCGCAGATCCCGGCCGTGCAGAACGACGCCATCGTCCGCCTGCCCTCCACGCCGCTCGGCACCGCCGCGAACCCGACCCCGCTGTCGATCTCGTACGTCCTCGACGACTACCTCGCCATGCTGGCCGAGGCCGCCGACAAGGCGGCGTGA
- a CDS encoding DUF1697 domain-containing protein, protein MTRLVALLRGVNVNGRTVRSADLAATVESVGGSAVRTVLASGNAAFDSDRDPAEVKPALEAALGERFGYDAWIVLVTQEALAAAAAAYPFERIDDTAHPYVVFGSDPAALDAAESAVGATDPAVELLARGDGVLYWRCPKGSSTDTPAAKILARAVFRSTTTTRNLRTVEKLVTA, encoded by the coding sequence ATGACCCGCCTCGTCGCCCTCCTCCGCGGAGTGAACGTCAACGGCCGCACCGTCCGCAGCGCCGACCTCGCCGCCACCGTCGAGAGCGTCGGCGGCTCGGCCGTCCGCACCGTGCTCGCCAGCGGCAACGCCGCCTTCGACTCCGACCGAGACCCGGCCGAGGTGAAGCCCGCGCTCGAGGCCGCCCTCGGCGAGCGCTTCGGCTACGACGCCTGGATCGTCCTCGTCACGCAGGAGGCGCTCGCCGCGGCCGCCGCCGCCTACCCGTTCGAGCGGATCGACGACACCGCGCACCCCTACGTCGTCTTCGGCTCCGACCCCGCCGCCCTCGACGCCGCCGAGTCCGCGGTCGGCGCGACCGACCCGGCCGTCGAGCTGCTCGCCCGCGGTGACGGCGTCCTCTACTGGCGCTGCCCGAAGGGCTCCTCCACCGACACTCCGGCCGCGAAGATCCTGGCCCGCGCCGTCTTCCGCTCGACCACGACGACCCGGAACCTCCGCACCGTGGAGAAGCTCGTCACCGCCTGA
- a CDS encoding DUF2254 family protein gives MARGGRIFGGDAARAGSEAGSDTLEAAILRASTRGPGARTRAEIVPPSGRHLVLPSTSGTVLAVDVDALVALAASEDLLIALERRPGDFAVAATPLLSWWSADETVPDEETERRLDARALAAVTLGPGPGADAESRLRGLVARADVDGLAAALALLARVPDPPAAFQDADGFWRLMVPEAPFERRLLLALAVEAPAERVLLLLRDCAFTATLPRRRAVIAAACGRVVAAAPDPGALAALAEAVDDALEKRWRAL, from the coding sequence ATGGCGCGCGGTGGACGGATCTTCGGGGGCGATGCGGCGCGGGCGGGCTCGGAGGCGGGCTCGGACACACTCGAGGCGGCGATCCTGCGCGCGAGCACCCGCGGGCCCGGCGCGCGGACCCGGGCGGAGATCGTGCCGCCGTCGGGGCGGCACCTCGTGCTGCCGTCCACCTCGGGGACCGTGCTCGCCGTGGACGTCGACGCGCTGGTGGCGCTGGCCGCCTCGGAGGACCTGCTGATCGCGCTGGAGCGGCGGCCCGGCGACTTCGCCGTCGCGGCGACTCCGCTGCTCTCGTGGTGGTCGGCGGACGAGACGGTGCCGGACGAGGAGACGGAGCGACGGCTCGACGCGCGCGCGCTCGCCGCGGTGACGCTCGGGCCGGGTCCCGGGGCGGATGCGGAGTCGCGGCTGCGCGGACTCGTCGCGCGGGCGGACGTCGACGGGCTGGCCGCGGCGCTCGCACTGCTGGCCCGGGTGCCGGATCCGCCGGCCGCGTTCCAGGACGCGGACGGCTTCTGGCGGCTGATGGTGCCGGAGGCGCCGTTCGAGCGGCGGCTGCTGCTGGCGCTGGCGGTCGAGGCGCCGGCCGAGCGGGTGCTCCTGCTGCTGCGCGACTGCGCCTTCACGGCGACGCTGCCGCGGCGGCGCGCGGTGATCGCGGCGGCCTGCGGGCGAGTCGTGGCGGCGGCGCCGGACCCCGGGGCGCTCGCCGCACTGGCGGAGGCCGTCGACGACGCGCTGGAGAAGCGCTGGCGCGCCCTCTGA
- a CDS encoding GNAT family N-acetyltransferase has translation MSLPGLEFRRFPAALTAEGGPDAATAAWGTAINAGFHEKEYTPEQWRDWAEHMVADQRELTAVHDSASPEGIDGESVPVATYAAFPGSLQVGRGRELAAHLVSQVTVRATHRRRGILRAMITDDLRLARESGAAVAVLTASEASIYRRFGFGRSAFTRSIRVDTGPRFALQVEPAGRVEVVATTWLQSRVEEVFRAFHARTPGSLTRQSRYAANAVGTEPGETAPGRAVRSAVHLDADGQLDGYVTYKAVGPDEDDRTLEVVDLVAATADAYLGLWGFLGAVDLASTVTWDMAPVDDPLTWALRDARVVEVTKVADLIWTRVLDVAAAFGARPWTSDGTLVLAVRDELGLVDGSYRITVEGGEGRVERSDDAATLSLDVADLGTLLLGSARPSTLARAGAVTLAEADHESVDRFFAPIAAPYCISFF, from the coding sequence ATGTCCCTTCCCGGTCTCGAATTCCGTCGCTTCCCCGCCGCACTGACCGCCGAGGGCGGACCCGACGCCGCCACGGCCGCCTGGGGCACCGCGATCAACGCGGGCTTCCACGAGAAGGAGTACACGCCGGAGCAGTGGCGCGACTGGGCCGAGCACATGGTCGCCGACCAGCGCGAGCTGACCGCGGTGCACGACTCCGCCTCCCCCGAGGGCATCGACGGCGAGTCCGTCCCCGTCGCCACCTACGCCGCGTTCCCCGGCTCGCTGCAGGTCGGCCGCGGGCGCGAGCTCGCCGCGCACCTCGTCTCGCAGGTCACCGTCCGGGCCACGCACCGCCGCCGCGGGATCCTCCGCGCCATGATCACCGACGACCTGCGCCTGGCCCGCGAATCGGGCGCCGCGGTCGCCGTGCTCACCGCGAGCGAGGCCTCGATCTACCGCCGGTTCGGCTTCGGCCGCTCGGCGTTCACCCGCTCGATCCGCGTCGACACCGGCCCGCGCTTCGCCCTGCAGGTCGAGCCGGCCGGCCGCGTCGAGGTCGTCGCGACGACCTGGCTGCAGTCGCGGGTGGAGGAGGTCTTCCGCGCCTTCCACGCGCGCACGCCCGGCTCGCTGACCCGGCAGTCGCGCTACGCCGCGAACGCCGTCGGCACCGAGCCCGGCGAGACCGCGCCGGGCCGCGCCGTCCGCTCCGCCGTGCACCTCGACGCCGACGGACAGCTCGACGGCTACGTCACCTACAAGGCCGTCGGGCCGGACGAGGACGACCGCACCCTCGAGGTCGTCGACCTGGTCGCCGCGACCGCCGACGCCTACCTCGGGCTCTGGGGCTTCCTCGGTGCCGTCGACCTCGCCTCGACCGTCACCTGGGACATGGCGCCCGTCGACGACCCGCTGACCTGGGCCCTGCGCGACGCGCGCGTCGTGGAGGTGACGAAGGTCGCCGACCTGATCTGGACCCGCGTGCTCGACGTCGCGGCGGCGTTCGGCGCGCGGCCGTGGACGAGCGACGGCACGCTGGTGCTCGCGGTCCGCGACGAGCTCGGCCTCGTCGACGGCAGCTACCGCATCACGGTCGAGGGCGGCGAGGGCCGGGTGGAGCGCAGCGACGACGCGGCGACCCTGTCGCTGGACGTCGCCGACCTCGGCACGCTGCTGCTCGGCTCCGCCCGCCCGTCCACGCTGGCGCGGGCCGGCGCGGTGACGCTGGCGGAGGCGGACCACGAGAGCGTCGACCGCTTCTTCGCGCCGATCGCGGCGCCGTACTGCATCTCCTTCTTCTAG
- a CDS encoding MarP family serine protease, with amino-acid sequence MGASVIVDAVVVLSLIGALVDGLRRGFLRTLGGLAGVVAGAIAASFAVPAVSTWAAGSEWRLLAVIGTAVLLLGVGYAIGATIGAVFGRGADKVKLGLLDRLAGGVAGVAITGLVWIAVTSAVSLLGVPLVTTSVAGSTVIRTIDDLTPDPVRGFLAQLQSTVVDEGTSWVVEALDAPTEAPVIPSVATDDPEVATATDSVVRVSGTAWACDVGVTGSGFVVSDDRVITNAHVVAGVSQPVVEAPNEPPRTGRVVYLDAAADLAVIAVDGLSAAPLALDDAVLAGDDGVVAGYPFGGPLTLGAAQISSDATVSLMVDGAPTSREVLTLAALVNQGNSGGPLLSLDGTVSGVVFGKAASVDNVGYAIPLSVLGPVAAEAPSLTDTVDSGPCREA; translated from the coding sequence ATGGGCGCATCCGTGATCGTCGACGCCGTCGTCGTGCTGAGCCTCATCGGCGCGCTCGTCGACGGTCTGCGCCGCGGCTTCCTCCGCACGCTCGGCGGCCTGGCGGGCGTGGTCGCCGGGGCGATCGCCGCCTCCTTCGCCGTTCCCGCGGTCTCCACCTGGGCGGCCGGCAGCGAGTGGCGGCTGCTCGCCGTGATCGGCACCGCGGTGCTGCTGCTCGGCGTCGGCTACGCGATCGGCGCGACCATCGGCGCCGTCTTCGGCCGCGGCGCCGACAAGGTCAAGCTCGGCCTCCTCGACCGCCTCGCCGGAGGGGTCGCCGGGGTCGCCATCACCGGCCTGGTCTGGATCGCCGTCACCTCCGCCGTCTCGCTGCTCGGCGTCCCGCTGGTGACCACCTCCGTCGCGGGCTCCACCGTCATCCGCACCATCGATGACCTCACGCCCGACCCGGTCCGAGGCTTCCTCGCGCAGCTGCAGTCGACCGTCGTCGACGAGGGCACCTCCTGGGTCGTCGAGGCCCTCGACGCGCCCACCGAGGCGCCGGTCATCCCCAGCGTCGCGACGGACGACCCCGAGGTGGCGACCGCCACCGACTCGGTCGTGCGCGTGTCCGGCACCGCCTGGGCCTGCGACGTCGGCGTCACGGGCAGCGGCTTCGTCGTCTCGGACGACCGGGTGATCACCAACGCGCACGTGGTGGCCGGAGTCTCGCAGCCCGTGGTCGAGGCGCCGAACGAGCCGCCGCGCACCGGCCGCGTCGTCTACCTCGACGCCGCCGCCGACCTCGCGGTCATCGCCGTCGACGGGCTCTCCGCCGCGCCGCTCGCCCTCGACGACGCGGTCCTGGCCGGCGACGACGGCGTGGTCGCCGGCTACCCCTTCGGCGGTCCGCTGACCCTCGGCGCCGCGCAGATCTCCTCCGACGCCACCGTCTCGCTGATGGTCGACGGCGCGCCGACCTCGCGCGAGGTGCTGACGCTCGCCGCCCTCGTCAACCAGGGCAACTCCGGCGGACCGCTGCTCTCGCTCGACGGCACCGTCTCGGGCGTGGTCTTCGGCAAGGCCGCCTCGGTCGACAACGTCGGCTACGCGATCCCGCTCTCGGTGCTCGGACCGGTGGCCGCCGAGGCGCCGTCGCTGACCGACACGGTCGACTCCGGGCCCTGCCGCGAGGCCTGA